Within Deinococcus aerius, the genomic segment CCGGGGTCCGGCGTGTAACTGGGCGCCCCGGATGGCCGGAAGTTGGTGACGACGGGGGGGCTGATCTGGACCCTGCGCCCGGTGTTCGCGCCGAACACATCGAACCGCAGGGTCTGGGCCGCCCGGTTCCAGCTCGCCTGGACGAACAGGTATTTGCCCGTGTCGTTCCTCATCCGCAGGTTCTTGCCGGGCGCGTACACGGTCGCCTCGAAGCCCACCGGGTCGTAGTACCCGACGCGGTGGCTGTGCTCGTGCCGCTCGGTAACGGGGAGGCCTGCCTTGTACAGCGCCCGGAAGATCGTCGTGCTGACCTGGCAGATGCCGCCGCCATCCTCCTTCGCCAGGGTGCCGTTCGAGATCACGAAGCCCTTGACGAAGCCGGTCGAGGCGTTGATCTGCCCGACCTCGGCATTGAAGTCGAACTCGTGCCCGGGCGCGATGAAGAAGTTGTCGAGCTTGGCCGCGCCCACCAGGACGTTCCTCTCGCGGAAGGCGGGGCTGCCCGCGTAGCTGCTCTCCCCGGTGGAGACATGCCACAGGACGCCGCGCCGGGCGAGTTCCCGGACGCTGCGCCGGGGCACGAGGGTCCGGTAGACGACCTCGGCGGCAGGCTTGCCCGCCCGGATCGCCCGCAGGAGCCGCGCTTTCGTCCGCTCGCGGTCGGCCAGCCAGCCCGTCTGATCGGCGGCGACCCAGTGGCCCCGAACGTTGCGGAACACGGCGGGTTGCGGCTGGCGGGCATCAATCTGGTCGAAGATGCGGTCGAGCGTGCCGCTCAGGGTGGTGCTGACCTTGCCGTACTGGCGGCTGCGGGCCACGCCGCCTGCCGGAAGGACCCAGCTCTTGACCACGGCGCGCGGGGTCACCTTGCCCTTTTCAATTCGGTACTCGGTGGCGTGCAGGGTCAGCCGGAAGGGCTCGGCCCCCGCGGTTCCCACCGCCGTGACGAGCGAGAGGGTCAGGAGGGAGAGGACGCGGCGCATGCCCCAGGGTAGGGAGCGGGCTCTGACGCGGCTCTGACGCCGTGGGTCAGGGAATGAGGGCCTCCAGCCGGGTCAACCGGTCCCGCAGCGTCCCCACATCCGGCGCGACGAGGTTCACGTGCCCCAGCTTGCGGCCCGGGCGCGGCGCCTTGTGGTAGAGGTGCCGCCGGGTGCCCGGCAGGGCGTCGATGGCCGCCCAATCCGGTTCCCGCCCGTCCCCCGTGCCGATCACGTTCACCATCGCCGTGGGGTGCAGCGGCGCCCAGTCGGCTAGCCCCAGCCCCAGCACCGCCCGCACCTGCGCCTCAAACTGGCTGACCCCGCCGCCGTCCTGGGTGAGGTGCCCGCTGTTGTGAACGCGCGGCGCGACCTCGTTCACCAGGAGTTCCCCACCGGGGAGCTGGAAGAACTCCAGCGTGAGCAGGCCCTCCAGCCCCCAGGCCCCGGCGACGGCGCGGGCGACCGCGCGGGCCTGGGCCTCGGTGCCCTCCGGGGCGGCAGAGGGGTAGACGCTGGTGCGGAGGATGCCCGCCCGGTGGGTGTTCTCCACCAGCGGTCCGAACGCCACCTCGCCCGCAGCGCTGCGGGCCACGCCGAGGCTGACCTCCCGCTCGAAGGGGATCAGGCCCTCCAGCACGCAGGGCACCCGGCCCAGTGTCTCCCAGGCCTCCCGCAGCTCAGCTTCACCCGACACCCGCGCCTGCCCCTTGCCGTCGTAGCCCAGCTCCGAGGTCTTGAGGAGGCCCCGCCCGCCGACCCGCTCCAGCGCCCCCTCCAGGTCCGCCCCGTACTCGATGGGGACGAAGGGGGCCGTGCGCGCTCCCGCCGCCCGCAGGGCTTCTTTCTCACGGGCGCGGTGCTTACTGCGGGCGAGCAGGTCGCCACCGGGCCGCACGGGCACCCGGCCCTCCAGCGCG encodes:
- a CDS encoding VanW family protein yields the protein MRRVLSLLTLSLVTAVGTAGAEPFRLTLHATEYRIEKGKVTPRAVVKSWVLPAGGVARSRQYGKVSTTLSGTLDRIFDQIDARQPQPAVFRNVRGHWVAADQTGWLADRERTKARLLRAIRAGKPAAEVVYRTLVPRRSVRELARRGVLWHVSTGESSYAGSPAFRERNVLVGAAKLDNFFIAPGHEFDFNAEVGQINASTGFVKGFVISNGTLAKEDGGGICQVSTTIFRALYKAGLPVTERHEHSHRVGYYDPVGFEATVYAPGKNLRMRNDTGKYLFVQASWNRAAQTLRFDVFGANTGRRVQISPPVVTNFRPSGAPSYTPDPGVVLGQSRLLDTPAQGMTVVMRRVVAYPGGESSQDILRSVYKPWGAVYGVNPGDRRLKGS
- the purK gene encoding 5-(carboxyamino)imidazole ribonucleotide synthase is translated as MTFPSRALGILGGGQLAQMLALAALPLGVRVVVLEPDPQAPARLCAEHIQAPYTDPAGLNRLATCDAVTLEFENVPVEALAALEGRVPVRPGGDLLARSKHRAREKEALRAAGARTAPFVPIEYGADLEGALERVGGRGLLKTSELGYDGKGQARVSGEAELREAWETLGRVPCVLEGLIPFEREVSLGVARSAAGEVAFGPLVENTHRAGILRTSVYPSAAPEGTEAQARAVARAVAGAWGLEGLLTLEFFQLPGGELLVNEVAPRVHNSGHLTQDGGGVSQFEAQVRAVLGLGLADWAPLHPTAMVNVIGTGDGREPDWAAIDALPGTRRHLYHKAPRPGRKLGHVNLVAPDVGTLRDRLTRLEALIP